Proteins from a single region of Carassius gibelio isolate Cgi1373 ecotype wild population from Czech Republic chromosome A5, carGib1.2-hapl.c, whole genome shotgun sequence:
- the si:ch211-284e13.6 gene encoding uncharacterized protein si:ch211-284e13.6: MEDRRHLPPDGGGNAKRSASAECNTEDRVVRKEQGDPETSTQMRVRKDDLCDVPRKVPRFQYVDFPSLHQCIQQLSVPPLSGWLGSCSLTKAPDYRPTSPKDKVPKFKYVDYPSLHHCIQQLSVPPLESWSAGLVRFNAEGKQDDSGTVKNNLRKEVGDQNIEDRNRVTAISFPRATRTSVSGKEERPQHDYTSEVPQRLEKGNAPLRFWANKPEAALQSDCRSRSESGSGCDSDAAVARNDRPSVINMVYTDKQKHWTKADQLEEQLTSPESVGRVTWNTLPESVCPFCQQMFTNPEQFRAHQRSHRDKRPN, from the exons ATGGAGGACAGGAGGCACTTGCCTCCAGATGGAGGTGGCAATGCCAAGCGCTCCGCCTCAGCAGAGTGCAACACAGAGGATAGAGTGGTCAGGAAGGAGCAGGGTGACCCTGAGACCTCGACACAAATGCGTGTGAGAAAAGACGATCTCTGTGATGTCCCTCGCAAGGTGCCTCGTTTCCAGTATGTGGATTTCCCTTCTCTGCACCAGTGCATCCAACAGCTTTCCGTGCCTCCGCTCAGCGGTTGGCTGGGATCCTGCTCATTGACAAAGGCACCAGACTATAGGCCCACCAGTCCTAAGGATAAGGTTCCCAAGTTTAAATATGTGGACTACCCATCTCTCCACCACTGCATTCAGCAGCTGTCCGTGCCACCTTTAGAAAGCTGGAGTGCAGGGCTGGTCAGGTTTAATGCAGAGGGGAAACAGGACGATTCTGGGACTGTGAAGAATAACTTAAGGAAAGAGGTAGGAGATCAAAACATCGAGGACAGGAATAGAGTAACAGCAATTTCTTTCCCAAGAGCCACACGCACCTCAGTCTCAGGTAAGGAGGAGAGGCCTCAACACGACTACACCTCAGAGGTGCCACAGAGGTTAGAGAAAGGTAACGCACCTCTAAGGTTCTGGGCTAATAAACCAGAAGCTGCTTTACAATCCGATTGCAGATCCAGGTCAGAATCTGGTTCTGGATGTGATAGTGATGCAGCAGTGGCGAGAAACGACAGACCATCGGTTATTAACATGGTGTACACAGATAAGCAGAAGCACTGGACAAAGGCAGATCAGCTGGAAGAACAACTGACCTCTCCTGAATCAGTCGGACGTGTAACGTGGAATACCCTCCCAGAGTCAGTCTGCCCATTCTGCCAACAGATGTTCACAAACCCTGAGCAGTTCAGGGCTCATCAGCGGAGCCATAGAGATAAG AGACCAAACTGA
- the si:ch211-284e13.5 gene encoding LOW QUALITY PROTEIN: zinc finger protein 426 (The sequence of the model RefSeq protein was modified relative to this genomic sequence to represent the inferred CDS: inserted 3 bases in 2 codons; deleted 3 bases in 2 codons; substituted 2 bases at 2 genomic stop codons), producing MRQMDSSFEVAVXEKEEVYGDPILVSHSDSLFLAQSRLLEDWRPEPLQSESCQSNMNFQYTNQVQFYTKKCIFFLFSDFDFLSSSSSGQQTNFPKLQNNNHRGPGVLRDFNREHHLKIHXRIDTRERRYTCSICSVXAHHILRLRHHFCLHMRXKSYVCGQCGIRFRNDGGLNVHQCS from the exons ATGAGACAAATG GATTCATCCTTTGAAGTGGCTG AAGAGAAAGAGGAGGTTTATGGTGACCCGATCCTAGTGTCCCACTCAGACAGCCTT TTTCTGGCTCAGTCTCGACTACTGGAAGACTGGAGACCTGAGCCATTGCAGTCAGAGAGCTGCCAATCAAACATGAACTTCCAGTACACTAACCAAG TACagttttatacaaaaaaatgcatttttttccttttttctgacTTTGATTTCCTGTCATCCTCAAGCTCAGGCCAACAAACCAACTTCCCAAAGCTCCAAAACAACAATCACAGGGGTCCTGGGGTCCTCCGAGACTTTAACCGTGAGCACCATCTC AAGATCCATTAGAGGATAGATACAAGAGAAAGGCGGTACACTTGCTCCATCTGCAGCGT TGCACATCACATATTGAGACTCAGACACCACTTCTGCCTTCATATGAGATAGAAATCTTATGTTTGTGGTCAGTGTGGGATAAGGTTTCGAAATGATGGTGGATTGAATGTCCATCAGTGTTCATGA
- the si:ch211-284e13.4 gene encoding insulin receptor substrate 1-B yields MENQTAMEQQSYEDVRKSGYLRKQKSMHRRFFVLRAASEQGPARLEYYENEKKFRSKSPVPKKAVTLDSCFNINKRADSKNKHMIVLYTRGESFAIAADTEEVQNEWYQAMLDLQCKCKTPDECGSGGDCGLPSPGPAFKEVWQVKVWPKGLGQARNLVGIYRLCLTDKTVNFVKLNSDVAAVVLQLMNVRRCGHSENFFFIEVGRSSMTGPGEFWMQVEDSVVAQNMHETLLEAMKALSEEFRQRSKSQTVGVSCGGGTASNPISVPSRRHHPNLPPSQVGFSRRARTETPGVSNSNTSPTPRHGFSRSRTASIGARTDDGGGRATALSTSPSLNGSSCSTTPTLRPKPTRAPTPAKITLSLARYTPNPAPSPAPSLSSSSGHGSECGLGGAVFGTMPICTYARIPQRVSMSGSPSDYGSSDEYGSSPGEHSLLAAGVPATLVEGGASYILMGHREGSHKRVHGRRILRRSSSRECEAERRLLSKRASLPPISTQERLVPRRREEEEEDEEDYAVMSRSASRESFTSRRGSGGSATTSLVQENSADKGVSTKGGPEDSSIDSGYMSMLPGVTAPPASLSLSVTGSDVVPKGGDEYMAMTPNSSVSPPQHIRLPINEGYVMMSPNSSCSPDLHGLSGSIWGSRGSMESRAGSDYMNMSPICARSACSTPPSHPEQQPLQPKMVYSYFSLPRSYKHTALSTRFEDNLERVCMGRGEAGGKVGHSGYHCGGDTPVGSGGGGQLSLSSSSFSSSSASSESLEERSLSVGGVGRATRLGAGHRVGGAHPKVSAQHHHQQRCGPGVQKQGHLQSRKSSTFFVDVSKANTLPRVRETLLSTASQSPGEYVSIVYKGERGGHKKGKTTAEPGNSMTQGHQRAFHRPQTCQGGSANLPRSFSAPLSTSISLSSEYVNMDLGNSPSSLTTLSSFKPAPKVREEIIRAPQVEQEPEMGLSMTGLTSTDVAAAPFTDYTEMKFGLVADTTSKSPKAGQTALPSSMEQEHNMNFPSPKAFSNVDQGARLVRAESTARRRHRSETFITPPTHPLSPSASPCSFSETLPAGPTRQQGLESNLWSNNQPPSPQCASSGVANLPAAQASSLTLEQGLNYIDLDLVSKENQTSVDGHTGPHSFFSPGVGGLTGVLGGAGGNPSSSINTYASIDFVKSDELRVHQSSRKDSKDC; encoded by the exons ATGGAGAACCAGACGGCGATGGAACAGCAGAGCTATGAAGACGTGCGGAAAAGCGGTTATCTCCGCAAACAGAAATCTATGCACCGGCGTTTTTTCGTTCTCCGAGCTGCCTCGGAGCAGGGCCCAGCCAGACTCGAATATTATGAAAACGAAAAGAAATTCCGAAGCAAGTCACCAGTCCCAAAGAAAGCAGTGACCCTGGACTCTTGCTTCAACATCAACAAACGGGCAGATTCAAAGAACAAGCATATGATAGTGCTGTATACCCGCGGGGAGAGCTTTGCCATAGCCGCGGACACTGAGGAGGTCCAAAACGAATGGTACCAGGCCATGCTGGATCTACAATGTAAAT GTAAGACTCCCGATGAGTGTGGCAGTGGAGGAGACTGTGGACTGCCTTCCCCTGGCCCTGCCTTTAAGGAGGTCTGGCAAGTTAAAGTCTGGCCTAAAGGTTTGGGCCAAGCCAGGAATCTAGTGGGAATCTACCGACTTTGCTTGACAGACAAAACAGTCAACTTTGTCAAACTCAACTCTGATGTTGCAGCTGTGGTCCTGCAGTTGATGAATGTGCGACGCTGTGGCCACTCAGAGAACTTCTTTTTCATTGAAGTGGGTCGTTCTTCCATGACGGGTCCTGGAGAATTCTGGATGCAAGTAGAGGATTCAGTGGTGGCGCAGAACATGCATGAGACCCTTCTTGAGGCTATGAAGGCTCTGAGCGAAGAGTTTCGTCAAAGAAGCAAATCCCAGACTGTTGGTGTAAGCTGTGGAGGAGGAACTGCCTCTAACCCTATCAGTGTACCTTCTAGACGACACCACCCAAATCTGCCACCATCACAGGTTGGCTTTTCCAGACGGGCTAGAACTGAAACCCCTGGAGTCTCCAACAGCAATACGTCTCCTACTCCACGGCACGGATTCTCTAGGTCACGAACAGCAAGCATTGGGGCACGTACAGATGATGGAGGGGGGAGAGCAACAGCACTCAGCACAAGTCCGAGTCTCAATGGTTCTTCCTGCTCAACTACCCCAACCCTGAGGCCTAAACCTACACGAGCACCCACTCCAGCAAAGATCACCCTCAGCCTAGCACGATACACCCCTAACCCTGCACCTTCCCCAGCCCCCAGTCTCTCATCCAGTTCGGGTCATGGGTCAGAATGTGGGTTGGGTGGAGCTGTCTTTGGAACAATGCCCATCTGCACTTATGCTCGAATTCCTCAGAGAGTGTCCATGTCAGGATCACCCAGTGATTATGGTTCATCAGATGAGTATGGCTCCAGCCCCGGAGAGCACTCCCTGCTAGCTGCAGGAGTACCTGCTACTCTTGTTGAAGGTGGAGCCAGTTATATCCTGATGGGTCACCGAGAAGGGTCTCACAAACGAGTTCATGGACGCAGGATTCTACGTCGTTCATCTAGTCGCGAGTGTGAGGCTGAGCGCAGGCTGCTCAGCAAGCGTGCTTCCCTACCCCCCATCTCTACCCAAGAGCGTTTGGTCCCACGCCGCagggaggaagaagaagaggatgaaGAAGACTATGCAGTGATGTCACGCAGTGCAAGTAGAGAGTCTTTCACATCTCGCCGAGGCTCAGGGGGTTCAGCTACAACATCATTAGTGCAGGAAAACTCAGCAGATAAAGGTGTCAGTACTAAAGGGGGGCCTGAAGACTCCTCAATTGATAGTGGATACATGTCTATGCTACCAGGTGTTACGGCTCCTCCTGCTTCATTGTCACTGTCAGTTACTGGTTCAGATGTAGTGCCAAAGGGTGGAGATGAATACATGGCAATGACCCCCAACAGTAGTGTCTCACCCCCTCAGCACATCCGCCTACCCATCAATGAGGGCTACGTGATGATGTCTCCTAACAGCAGCTGTTCACCAGACTTACATGGCTTAAGTGGAAGCATTTGGGGCAGCAGGGGCAGCATGGAGAGTCGGGCAGGCAGCGACTACATGAACATGTCACCTATATGTGCCAGGTCAGCTTGCAGTACTCCTCCATCACACCCAGAGCAGCAACCACTGCAGCCAAAGAtggtttattcttatttttcgcTGCCACGTTCATACAAACACACTGCCCTCTCAACCCGTTTTGAGGATAATCTGGAGAGGGTTTGTATGGGTAGAGGTGAAGCAGGAGGAAAAGTTGGGCATAGTGGTTACCATTGTGGAGGGGACACACCTGTGGGCTCAGGTGGTGGTGGACAACTCTCTCTGTCATCATCATCTTTTTCCTCTAGTTCAGCTAGCAGTGAAAGCCTTGAGGAAAGGTCATTGTCTGTTGGTGGAGTGGGAAGAGCAACTAGGTTGGGTGCAGGACACAGGGTAGGGGGGGCTCACCCCAAAGTTTCAGCCCAACACCATCACCAGCAGAGATGTGGGCCAGGTGTTCAGAAACAGGGTCATTTACAGTCAAGGAAGTCATCTACTTTTTTTGTGGATGTGTCCAAAGCCAATACGCTGCCGAGAGTCAGAGAGACTTTGCTCTCAACTGCATCCCAGAGCCCTGGAGAGTATGTGAGCATTGTATATAAGGGTGAGCGAGGAGGACATAAGAAGGGGAAGACTACAGCTGAGCCAGGGAACTCTATGACACAAGGACATCAAAGAGCCTTTCACCGGCCACAGACATGTCAAGGTGGATCTGCAAACCTTCCTCGGAGCTTCTCCGCACCCCTCTCCACCTCCATCTCTTTATCGTCTGAATATGTAAACATGGACTTAGGTAACTCACCTTCTTCTCTCACTACCCTCTCTTCTTTTAAACCTGCCCCAAAGGTCAGAGAGGAGATCATCAGAGCTCCTCAAGTAGAACAAGAACCGGAAATGGGACTCAGTATGACAGGCTTGACATCTACAGATGTGGCTGCTGCTCCTTTTACAGACTATACTGAGATGAAATTTGGATTGGTTGCAGATACAACATCCAAGTCACCAAAAGCTGGCCAAACAGCTCTGCCATCGTCCATGGAGCAGGAGCATAACATGAATTTCCCTTCACCCAAGGCTTTTTCAAACGTGGATCAGGGTGCCCGTCTAGTCAGGGCGGAATCAACAGCAAGAAGGCGGCATCGCTCAGAGACATTCATCACTCCCCCAACTCACCCCCTCTCCCCCTCTGCTTCCCCTTGTTCTTTTTCTGAAACACTACCTGCTGGTCCAACACGACAGCAAGGATTAGAGAGCAACCTTTGGTCTAATAATCAGCCACCCTCTCCACAGTGTGCCAGTTCTGGAGTAGCAAATCTCCCTGCTGCTCAGGCATCTTCCTTAACCCTGGAACAAGGCCTGAACTACATTGATTTGGACTTGGTCAGTAAGGAGAATCAAACCAGTGTGGATGGACACACTGGACCTCATTCATTTTTCTCTCCTGGAGTAGGAGGGTTAACTGGGGTATTGGGTGGAGCAGGAGGAAATCCTAGCTCCAGCATCAACACATATGCCAGCATTGATTTCGTTAAATCAGATGAATTGAGAGTTCATCAGAGCAGCAGGAAGGACAGCAAAG